One genomic region from Portunus trituberculatus isolate SZX2019 chromosome 3, ASM1759143v1, whole genome shotgun sequence encodes:
- the LOC123509709 gene encoding alpha-(1,3)-fucosyltransferase C-like, with amino-acid sequence MMVVVVVVTGALYFNSTLSFSSLAPIRPKYIPTLKILPLLSPFPTSPHFPRGAVLESRCPSFLTSTPPWKLSGTPDVFQDLPVNATGKDGKKYKIILYWNEIYGNKYFGLGYGHTPFVLAGCRVNTCLATGDRHRYPLEEVDAVMWHLRSNDKSLPKKRYPHTYYVFWMMESASYPFADLRAYRDKFNLTFTYRRDSDAFNPYGQLFLRRHPLPLPAKPINYAKGKTKMAAWFVSNCHTKSRREDFVSRLKAWIKVDVFGGCGKLKCERSNHGQCLEMLEKDYKFYFSFENSLCQDYVTEKFFNAMTVNVIPVVYGFGNYSAIAPPHSYINALDFPTPRKLADFLLYLDGNDTAYNEYFWWKPYYHQTHDWAKKSMAFCELCERLHDGTRKSYDLKKWFIDDSHCMGSYDEAVGRGRARVARSVIVGVCVGIIVASFLVCISCLVYGVFVSSPQQTRLARCEDCVVPVTTNAPSLRQRLRQGG; translated from the exons atgatggtggtggtggttgtggtgacgggAGCCCTTTACTTCAACTCCaccctctccttttcatctctggCGCCCATCCG ACCCAAATACATACCAACCCTCAaaatccttcccctcctttcccccttccctacGTCCCCTCATTTCCCTCGTGGGGCGGTGCTGGAAAGTCGGTGCCCCAGTTTTCTTACATCAACCCCGCCCTGGAAGCTCTCTGGAACTCCCGATGTCTTCCAGGATCTTCCAGTCAACGCCACGGGCAAGGAtgggaagaaatataagattATTTTATATTGGAATGAG ATCTATGGAAACAAATACTTTGGCCTAGGTTACGGTCACACCCCCTTCGTCCTCGCCGGCTGCAGAGTGAACACCTGCCTGGCCACTGGTGACAGGCACAGGTACCCGCTGGAGGAGGTCGATGCTGTTATGTGGCACCTCAGATCCAACGACAAGTCCCTCCCGAAGAAAAG gtACCCTCACACCTACTACGTATTTTGGATGATGGAGTCAGCGTCCTACCCCTTTGCTGACCTCAGAGCCTACAGGGATAAGTTTAATCTGACTTTTACCTACAGAAGAGATTCAGATGCCTTCAATCc GTATGGACAGCTCTTCCTCCGGcgccaccccctccccctccctgccAAGCCAATCAACTATGCCAAGGGGAAAACAAAGATGGCTGCCTGGTTTGTTTCAAATTGCCACACTAAATCACGCAGGGAAGA ctTTGTGAGCAGACTGAAGGCGTGGATCAAGGTGGATGTGTTTGGGGGATGCGGAAAACTGAAGTGTGAGAGGAGCAACCATGGACAGTGTTTGGAAATGCTGGAAAAGGATtacaagttttatttttccttcgagAATTCACTGTGCCAAGATTACGTGACTGAGAAGTTCTTTAATGCCatgac tgtTAATGTGATTCCTGTCGTCTATGGGTTTGGTAACTACTCAGCGATCGCTCCCCCTCATTCGTATATCAACGCCCTGGATTTTCCTACCCCTCGTAAGCTTGCAGACTTCCTCCTCTACTTGGACGGAAATGACACGGCTTACAATGAGTACTTCTG GTGGAAACCATACTACCACCAAACACACGACTGGGCGAAGAAATCCATGGCCTTCTGCGAGCTGTGCGAACGACTCCACGACGGCACCAGGAAGTCCTACGACCTGAAGAAGTGGTTCATAGACGACTCTCACTGCATGGGGTCCTATGACGAGGCAGTTGGAAGAGGCAGAGCACGGGTAGCCAGGAGTGTCATTGTTGGCGTGTGTGTCGGTATTATTGTGGCGTCCTTCCTAGTGTGCATATCGTGTCTCGTCTACGGTGTGTTTGTGTCATCTCCCCaaca AACTAGATTGGCGCGCTGTGAGGACTGTGTTGTCCCAGTGACGACCAACGCACCATCTCTCCGTCAGCGCCTTCGTCAGGGTGGATAA
- the LOC123507748 gene encoding pro-resilin-like, producing the protein MDTAPPPPPLHTTHSSTLTPSTMRLTLHLLLPAALLAAVAADKGFGGGNGPATSYSAPSANGNGFGGANGNGYGNGNGNGNGNGNGFGGNGPSNTYSAPSANGFGNGNGNGFGGAPSNTYGPPGGGYGYEDPLAAVGDNIPGGGEPGVDYPVLAAVPDTGFSCDAQTVPGYYADAAPEAGCQVFHICQDRPSGRRQQDSFLCPNGTVFNQQYFVCDWWYNFDCSLAESLYSVNEEVGLGGAAGYGNGGARNGNGARNGGANGYGNGGARNGNGNNGANGYGTNGGGRNGNGAPSTSYGTPSNGNGANGGRNGNGANGDSNGNGAPSTSYGTPSNGNGRNGNGAPSTSYGTPSNGNGRNGNGAPSTSYGTPSNGNGSGRNGNGAPSTSYGTPSNGNGGSNGYSNGSGAPSTSYGTPSNGNGANGYGSGAPSTSYGAPV; encoded by the exons ATGGACACagcgcctccacctccaccgctGCACACCACGCACTCCTCCACACTCACGCCCTCCACCATGAGGCTcacgctccacctcctcctgcccgCCG CTCTGCTGGCTGCCGTGGCCGCCGACAAGGGCTTCGGCGGCGGCAACGGCCCCGCCACCAGCTACTCAGCGCCCTCCGCCAACGGCAACGGCTTCGGCGGCGCCAACGGCAACGGTTACGGCAACGGCAACGGCAACGGCAACGGCAACGGCAACGGGTTTGGCGGCAACGGTCCCTCCAACACTTACTCGGCGCCCTCCGCCAACGGCTTCGGCAACGGTAACGGCAACGGCTTCGGCGGCGCCCCCAGCAACACTTACGGCCCGCCCGGCGGCGGCTACGGGTACGAGGACCCCCTGGCCGCAGTGGGCGACAACATCCCGGGGGGCGGCGAGCCCGGCGTGGACTACCCTGTGCTAGCCGCCGTGCCCGACACTGGCTTCTCGTGCGACGCGCAGACCGTGCCCGGCTACTACGCTGACGCGGCTCCCGAAGCGGGCTGCCAGGTGTTCCACATCTGCCAGGACCGGCCCTCGGGGCGCCGCCAGCAGGACTCCTTCCTGTGTCCCAACGGCACCGTGTTCAACCAACAGTACTTCGTGTGTGACTGGTGGTACAACTTCGACTGTAGCCTCGCCGAGAGCCTCTACTCCGTCAACGAGGAGG TGGGCCTGGGCGGCGCCGCCGGCTACGGCAACGGCGGGGCTAGGAACGGTAACGGCGCCAGGAACGGCGGCGCTAACGGTTATGGCAACGGCGGCGCCAGGAACGGCAACGGCAATAACGGCGCCAACGGATACGGTACCAACGGCGGCGGCAGGAACGGCAATGgtgctccctccacctcctacgGCACCCCCTCCAACGGCAACGGCGCCAACGG CGGCAGGAACGGTAACGGCGCCAACGGAGACAGCAACGGCAACGgcgctccctccacctcctacgGCACCCCCTCCAACGGCAACGGTAGGAACGGCAACGGGGCGCCCTCCACCTCCTATGGCACCCCCTCCAATGGCAACGGCAGGAATGGCAACGGCgctccctccacttcctacgGCACCCCTTCCAACGGTAACGGCAGCGGCAGGAACGGTAACGGCGCGCCCTCCACTTCTTACGGCACTCCTTCCAACGGCAACGGAGGCAGCAACGGATACAGCAACGGCAGCGgcgccccctccacctcctacgGCACGCCCTCCAACGGCAACGGCGCCAACGGTTATGGCAGCGGCGCGCCCTCCACCTCTTACGGCGCCCCAGTCTAA
- the LOC123508966 gene encoding glycine, alanine and asparagine-rich protein-like, with translation MDTAPPPPPLHTTHSSTLTPSTMRLTLHLLLPAALLAAVAADKGFGGGNGPATSYSAPSANGNGFGGANGNGYGNGNGNGNGNGFGGNGPSNTYSAPSANGFGNGNGNGFGGAPSNTYGPPGGGYGYEDPLAAVGDNIPGGGEPGVDYPVLAAVPDTGFSCDAQTVPGYYADAAPEAGCQVFHICQDRPSGRRQQDSFLCPNGTVFNQQYFVCDWWYNFDCSLAESLYSVNEEVLQAALAAQGQGQGAYAYPAPNGATGGLGLGGAAGYGNGGARNGNGARNGGANGYGNGGARNGNGNNGANGGGRNGNGAPSTSYGTPSNGNGRNGNGANGYSNGNGAPSTSYGTPSNGNGRNGNGANGYSNGAPSTSYGTPSNGNGSGRNGNGAPSTSYGTPSNGNGNGRNGNGANGYSNGTPSTSYGTPF, from the coding sequence CCCTGCTGGCTGCCGTGGCCGCCGACAAGGGCTTCGGCGGCGGCAACGGCCCCGCCACCAGCTACTCAGCGCCCTCCGCCAACGGCAACGGCTTCGGCGGCGCCAACGGCAACGGTTACGGCAACGGCAACGGCAACGGCAACGGCAACGGGTTTGGCGGCAACGGTCCCTCCAACACCTACTCGGCGCCCTCCGCCAACGGCTTCGGCAACGGTAACGGCAACGGCTTCGGCGGCGCCCCCAGCAACACTTACGGCCCGCCCGGCGGCGGCTACGGGTACGAGGACCCCCTGGCCGCAGTGGGCGACAACATCCCGGGGGGCGGCGAGCCCGGCGTGGACTACCCTGTGCTAGCCGCCGTGCCCGACACTGGCTTCTCGTGCGACGCGCAGACCGTGCCCGGCTACTACGCTGACGCGGCTCCCGAAGCGGGCTGCCAGGTGTTCCACATCTGCCAGGACCGGCCCTCGGGGCGCCGCCAGCAGGACTCCTTCCTGTGTCCCAACGGCACCGTGTTCAACCAACAGTACTTCGTGTGTGACTGGTGGTACAACTTCGACTGTAGCCTCGCCGAGAGCCTCTACTCCGTCAACGAGGAGGTGCTGCAGGCCGCGCTGGCCGCGCAGGGCCAGGGCCAGGGCGCCTACGCCTACCCCGCGCCCAACGGCGCCACCGGAGGACTGGGCCTGGGCGGCGCCGCCGGCTACGGCAACGGCGGAGCTAGGAACGGTAACGGCGCCAGGAACGGCGGCGCTAACGGTTATGGCAACGGCGGCGCCAGGAACGGCAACGGCAATAACGGCGCCAACGGCGGCGGCAGGAACGGCAATGgtgctccctccacctcctacgGCACCCCCTCCAACGGCAACGGTAGAAATGGCAACGGCGCCAACGGGTACAGCAACGGCAACGgcgctccctccacctcctacgGCACCCCCTCCAACGGCAACGGTAGGAATGGCAACGGTGCCAACGGGTACAGCAACGGCGCTCCTTCCACTTCCTACGGCACCCCTTCCAATGGTAATGGCAGCGGCAGGAATGGTAACGGCGCGCCCTCCACTTCTTACGGCACTCCTTCCAACGGTAATGGCAACGGCAGGAACGGCAACGGCGCCAACGGCTACAGCAACGGTACGCCCTCCACCTCTTACGGCACCCCCTTCTAA